The Chloroflexota bacterium genome has a window encoding:
- a CDS encoding YdeI/OmpD-associated family protein — protein sequence MTDGGTHPIDGRPLVHAETRAEWRTWLEENHDDANGVWLVSWKKAAGRPFIPYPDSVDEALCFGWVDSRPNRLDDERAMRLFTPRNVKSPWSRINKGKVERLTAEGRMAPAGLRAVEAAKENGAWDIYDEVEDLVIPHDLASALAEDPEADACFQRFPGSSRKNILWWIKSARKPETRSQRVSETVRLARENRMANHPVGRDAGPTRR from the coding sequence ATGACCGATGGGGGAACCCACCCAATTGACGGAAGGCCCCTAGTACACGCGGAGACGCGGGCGGAATGGCGCACGTGGCTGGAGGAGAACCACGACGACGCGAATGGCGTCTGGCTTGTTTCGTGGAAGAAAGCAGCCGGAAGGCCCTTCATCCCGTACCCGGATTCGGTGGATGAAGCGCTCTGCTTTGGCTGGGTGGACTCCAGGCCGAACAGGCTGGACGACGAGCGCGCCATGCGGCTCTTCACGCCCAGGAACGTCAAGAGTCCGTGGTCGCGCATCAACAAGGGGAAGGTGGAGCGGTTGACGGCGGAGGGCCGGATGGCGCCGGCGGGACTCAGGGCGGTGGAAGCGGCGAAGGAGAACGGCGCGTGGGACATCTATGACGAGGTAGAAGACCTCGTCATCCCGCATGACCTAGCTTCCGCACTGGCTGAGGATCCGGAGGCTGACGCCTGCTTTCAGCGATTCCCGGGATCGTCCAGGAAGAACATCCTGTGGTGGATCAAGTCGGCGAGGAAGCCGGAGACGCGGTCACAGCGAGTGTCGGAGACTGTTCGGCTCGCGAGGGAGAACCGCATGGCGAATCATCCCGTCGGCCGGGACGCCGGCCCAA